The following proteins are encoded in a genomic region of Leptospira yasudae:
- a CDS encoding DUF1566 domain-containing protein, with amino-acid sequence MKLKTAHRSRIFSRLGIYSFLLLLLTVVLNCLTDDGKKNRSFFFFPSSIGPDTGKNPIIPPTGKLTYSSANTIYLSGQSGAIEYNDIQWSSSLDASYQIRYGATNCSDGSLYDSGSISASVSNTSRIHAVAGAVPLAVGSNPIRICLFNASGTTLWDSYAILAERDDTPPTVSFSPSSGTFGTSAPSVTISCSDTGNSGCNKIAYRMDGTAASISNTGTAATGSSLFSSALSLPNNSTTNLSAIAVDNAGNIGSTNAATYIVAVGNPTITIVSLSPTIIKSSGSSNLRWKSDIAGNYSIRVGGTDCSNGTSLSTGSAAANTNVDYTVAGSSLAAGSNTLRVCLTTAGSNQGYSTTTMTRDDTAPQIVSTSPAISPNASAYSLSVTQRTFSLTFNEDMDTSSTPIPQHRDQTQGGDPEIKWPGAIGSWSADKRTYTLNVRSNLPEWHKFYFLYASSSFKDIAGNTVASSPVVSVVSGNIKLDHGTINDTRYLAPSDSRQTDCTDTNGVSISCSGSGQDAETNALASGLLTPGTLAGFPSDYVTVDIRNSRYWKSCLADYEWNGVTCSKICAADLKWDGSACVADLGNPYKSFNRSVEDCSSLNTRNSGAGYAGRTGWRVPTIAEYYTILEYNGNSGNETIPETYFPGILRSNFERYWTSSNGITINNTNRYGYGANPPSPNPSHSIEQLSNGPIPVAYNYSDPSLLISWGAWSVTVFEGITHVSNKLKSSGWSGNFDYTSMCISD; translated from the coding sequence ATGAAGTTAAAGACTGCACATAGGTCTCGTATTTTTTCCCGTCTCGGAATCTATTCGTTTCTTTTACTACTTCTGACTGTTGTCTTAAACTGCCTTACGGATGATGGAAAAAAAAATCGTTCTTTTTTCTTCTTCCCGTCTAGCATCGGTCCCGATACCGGAAAGAATCCTATCATTCCCCCGACAGGTAAACTCACCTATTCCTCAGCGAATACCATTTACCTCAGCGGACAAAGCGGAGCTATAGAATACAACGATATTCAATGGAGCAGTTCCCTCGATGCTTCCTATCAAATTCGATACGGCGCTACGAATTGCTCGGACGGAAGTTTGTACGATTCCGGTTCGATATCCGCATCCGTTTCGAACACTTCCAGAATTCATGCTGTAGCGGGAGCAGTTCCTCTTGCCGTCGGCAGCAATCCGATTCGTATTTGCCTTTTCAATGCGAGCGGTACGACTCTTTGGGATTCGTATGCGATCCTGGCGGAAAGAGATGACACGCCTCCTACGGTAAGTTTTTCTCCCTCATCCGGAACCTTTGGAACTTCCGCACCAAGTGTTACTATTTCCTGTAGTGATACGGGGAATTCAGGCTGTAACAAAATTGCGTATCGTATGGACGGAACGGCGGCATCCATTTCGAACACGGGAACAGCCGCAACGGGAAGCTCTCTATTCTCCTCCGCATTATCGCTACCGAACAATTCAACCACAAACTTAAGCGCGATTGCGGTAGACAATGCCGGTAACATCGGGTCAACAAATGCGGCAACGTATATTGTGGCGGTCGGTAACCCAACGATTACGATCGTTTCGTTAAGCCCAACGATCATCAAGTCGTCTGGAAGTTCCAATCTGCGTTGGAAATCAGATATTGCCGGAAACTATTCAATCCGAGTTGGCGGAACGGACTGTAGCAATGGGACTTCCCTCAGTACCGGTTCCGCTGCTGCCAATACGAACGTTGATTACACCGTAGCCGGTTCCAGTCTGGCGGCAGGCTCGAACACTCTGCGGGTCTGCCTAACTACCGCCGGCTCCAATCAGGGTTACAGTACAACGACGATGACGAGAGACGATACCGCCCCTCAGATCGTCTCAACTTCTCCGGCTATCAGTCCGAACGCCTCGGCCTATTCTTTAAGCGTTACGCAAAGAACTTTTAGTCTGACCTTCAACGAAGATATGGATACGTCTTCGACTCCTATTCCACAACATAGAGATCAAACTCAAGGTGGAGATCCGGAAATCAAATGGCCCGGGGCAATCGGGAGCTGGAGCGCGGATAAAAGAACCTATACTCTGAACGTTCGAAGCAATTTACCTGAGTGGCATAAATTCTATTTTCTTTATGCAAGTTCTTCTTTCAAAGATATCGCAGGAAACACTGTGGCTTCCAGCCCCGTCGTCTCCGTAGTTTCAGGAAACATCAAACTCGATCACGGTACGATTAACGACACTCGATATTTGGCCCCTTCCGATTCTCGACAAACGGATTGTACGGATACGAACGGAGTCTCGATTTCATGCAGTGGAAGCGGTCAAGACGCAGAAACGAACGCGCTCGCTTCCGGCTTACTCACTCCCGGAACCCTCGCCGGCTTTCCTTCGGATTACGTGACTGTTGATATTAGAAATTCTAGATATTGGAAATCCTGTCTTGCGGATTATGAATGGAATGGAGTTACATGCTCTAAAATCTGCGCCGCCGATTTAAAATGGGACGGTTCCGCCTGCGTAGCGGACCTCGGAAATCCGTATAAATCCTTTAATCGATCTGTCGAGGATTGTTCATCTCTCAATACAAGAAATTCAGGAGCGGGATATGCGGGCAGAACCGGCTGGAGGGTTCCTACAATAGCCGAATATTATACGATATTGGAATACAATGGGAATTCCGGTAACGAGACGATTCCTGAAACGTATTTTCCTGGAATTTTACGCAGCAATTTCGAACGATACTGGACCAGTAGCAACGGAATCACGATCAATAATACGAACCGTTACGGATACGGGGCAAACCCTCCATCCCCGAATCCATCTCACTCCATCGAACAATTATCCAACGGTCCGATTCCGGTCGCCTACAATTATTCGGACCCTTCGCTTTTGATTAGCTGGGGGGCTTGGTCCGTAACGGTTTTCGAAGGAATTACGCACGTATCCAATAAACTTAAAAGTAGCGGATGGTCCGGTAATTTCGATTATACATCAATGTGCATTTCGGATTAA
- a CDS encoding helix-turn-helix domain-containing protein encodes MSQIVGYIFSQFVGFGGVLSLIFGLIQILKGRSRKNLIVFVIFISMSFFLIKGLVLLNGLGLNYSHFFSSEIFFILLIGPSLFIYFNLLLLDEKVNLKALLPHYAPAVLFLFYFLIDTLLLFYEGKPFSDLNEKFESRYDLAYGFSTIITLIYMFVILVKFLQLFQGSFSDYPWSKHIIGILSVGIAGVIVNLWIDFRFLFPGFSYFLELYILDLCMLTLTVLYAFVISQIYPITFNIISETFQKMRYQKTTLQNIDPEDLTERLERLMLQDKIYLETGVTLNLLAKKLNIKSHQLSEFLNKHLNKSFFTYINYFRIEEAKMRLINETDSSVIKIAYDSGFNSLSVFNTTFKKELGLTPSQFKKKYSKKTNPSSAGKNLKRKV; translated from the coding sequence ATGAGTCAAATCGTTGGTTACATTTTTAGTCAGTTTGTAGGTTTCGGCGGCGTTCTTTCCCTAATCTTCGGTTTGATCCAAATTCTTAAAGGACGAAGCCGAAAGAACTTGATCGTCTTTGTCATTTTCATCTCCATGAGTTTCTTTCTGATCAAAGGACTCGTATTGCTCAACGGGTTGGGCCTAAACTACTCGCACTTCTTTTCGAGCGAAATATTCTTTATCCTGTTGATCGGCCCTTCCCTTTTTATTTATTTCAATCTACTCCTCTTGGATGAAAAGGTGAATCTGAAAGCGCTGCTTCCGCACTATGCCCCAGCGGTTCTCTTCCTATTTTACTTTTTGATCGATACCCTTTTGCTTTTTTACGAAGGTAAGCCGTTTTCCGATTTAAATGAAAAATTCGAATCCCGCTACGACTTGGCATACGGATTTTCAACGATAATCACGCTCATATATATGTTCGTGATCTTGGTCAAATTTCTCCAACTTTTTCAAGGAAGTTTTTCGGATTATCCCTGGTCCAAACATATCATAGGAATCTTGAGCGTCGGTATAGCCGGAGTCATAGTTAATTTGTGGATCGACTTTCGGTTTTTATTTCCGGGATTCTCTTATTTTCTCGAACTCTATATTTTGGACTTATGTATGCTTACTCTTACCGTTCTTTACGCTTTCGTAATCAGCCAGATCTATCCGATTACATTCAACATCATATCGGAAACATTCCAAAAAATGCGGTATCAGAAAACTACGCTGCAAAATATTGACCCGGAGGATCTTACCGAAAGATTGGAAAGATTGATGCTGCAAGATAAGATCTATTTAGAGACCGGAGTCACTTTGAATCTTCTCGCCAAAAAGCTGAATATAAAATCGCATCAACTTTCCGAATTTCTCAATAAGCATCTCAACAAAAGTTTTTTTACTTATATCAATTATTTTAGAATTGAAGAAGCGAAAATGCGCCTTATAAACGAAACCGACAGTTCGGTGATCAAAATCGCTTATGACAGCGGTTTTAATTCTTTATCCGTTTTTAATACGACATTTAAAAAAGAATTAGGACTTACTCCTTCCCAATTCAAGAAAAAATATTCTAAAAAAACGAATCCATCCTCCGCAGGAAAAAACCTGAAACGAAAAGTCTAA
- a CDS encoding AraC family transcriptional regulator: protein MVDKIVQSVGNFLYSFFTIAGSIIIYTVCKESFEFTEMKKNDHSLKTGLTRELLLIGTVSLIFSTTIIYFWHNSETKTLPNLFATVSGVSITILTFYCLYVQFFIKSYYVKKGLKLIYFLIALMLVEKLNQILPLSFSDSAMKISCIIYTISPIFLFSNLITFPSPKKENVNRGTTSSSSNSYQKRTTSDYLITSLDNERIMEKLYDLFVKEKIFLDEDIRLPSVAAEMGLTVHQLSAFINRYLRTNFNTFVNYYRIKEAMSLLKEEPSRSVISIGMAVGFNALSTFQRFFVYATKITPSKYREEALNGRNIEFNPIFQPIESEIRRFEEQYLRKSKNFTVSERYSNASV, encoded by the coding sequence ATGGTAGACAAGATTGTACAATCCGTCGGGAACTTTCTTTATTCCTTCTTCACCATAGCCGGAAGCATTATCATTTATACCGTCTGCAAAGAATCGTTCGAATTCACCGAGATGAAAAAAAACGATCATTCTCTAAAGACGGGATTAACAAGGGAACTACTGCTCATCGGAACCGTATCTTTGATTTTTAGCACGACGATCATCTACTTTTGGCATAATTCCGAAACAAAAACCCTCCCTAATCTCTTTGCTACGGTCAGCGGAGTTTCAATCACGATTCTAACATTCTATTGTCTTTACGTTCAGTTTTTCATTAAGAGTTATTACGTAAAGAAAGGGCTTAAACTGATCTATTTTCTCATTGCGCTCATGCTCGTTGAAAAACTAAACCAAATTCTCCCTCTATCATTTTCCGACTCAGCAATGAAAATTAGCTGTATAATCTATACGATCTCGCCCATTTTCCTATTCAGCAATCTGATCACATTCCCTTCCCCGAAAAAAGAAAATGTGAATCGGGGAACAACAAGTTCCTCTTCCAATTCTTACCAAAAAAGAACGACCAGCGATTATCTCATAACGAGTCTGGACAATGAAAGGATTATGGAAAAGCTGTACGACTTATTCGTAAAAGAAAAGATTTTTCTGGACGAGGACATTAGACTTCCTTCCGTTGCGGCGGAAATGGGCCTCACCGTTCATCAACTTTCCGCGTTCATCAATCGTTATCTTCGAACCAATTTTAATACTTTCGTAAACTATTACCGCATCAAAGAGGCAATGTCCCTGCTGAAAGAAGAGCCCTCCCGATCCGTAATTTCGATCGGTATGGCGGTCGGATTTAATGCGCTCTCTACGTTTCAAAGATTTTTCGTATACGCTACGAAAATAACTCCGAGTAAATATCGGGAAGAAGCGCTGAACGGACGTAATATCGAGTTTAATCCGATATTTCAGCCGATCGAATCCGAAATTCGAAGGTTCGAAGAACAGTATCTGAGAAAGTCAAAAAATTTCACCGTTTCAGAGCGTTATTCGAATGCATCCGTTTAA
- a CDS encoding ArsR/SmtB family transcription factor: MQTLDSTFAALADSTRRAILMRLAKGELTVMELAKPFKMSQPAISRHLKVLEEAGLISTTIRAQERPRRLETAPLKKATDWIEKYRQMWEERYQVLDGLLEELQTMQSKGDQ, translated from the coding sequence ATGCAAACCCTCGATTCTACTTTTGCCGCACTCGCCGATTCTACTCGCCGTGCGATACTTATGCGCCTTGCAAAAGGCGAGTTAACGGTTATGGAACTCGCAAAACCCTTCAAAATGAGCCAGCCCGCCATTTCGCGGCACCTCAAAGTTTTGGAGGAAGCGGGCCTTATCTCGACCACGATCCGCGCACAGGAGCGTCCGCGCCGGCTTGAAACCGCGCCGCTCAAGAAAGCCACGGATTGGATTGAAAAGTATCGCCAGATGTGGGAGGAACGTTATCAGGTGCTCGATGGGTTACTCGAAGAGTTGCAGACGATGCAATCAAAAGGAGATCAATGA
- a CDS encoding SRPBCC domain-containing protein has translation MKTDQKEVKIELRGETEVVLTRYFAAPRKLVFDCFTKPELMRRWLTGPEGWMIETIENDLRVGGKYLYVFADSKGTKMGIYGKFLEVIVPEKVANNENYATDMSAFNPDGPENPDATVESRTFTTEGDLTLLTHVWKYASAEVREMELGAAEGWVPLCESLDRFLLELVR, from the coding sequence ATGAAAACGGATCAAAAAGAAGTCAAGATAGAATTGCGAGGAGAAACCGAAGTCGTACTCACACGCTATTTCGCCGCGCCGCGAAAGCTGGTATTCGATTGTTTCACCAAACCGGAACTGATGCGTCGTTGGCTGACCGGTCCCGAAGGTTGGATGATCGAGACTATAGAAAACGATCTTCGAGTCGGCGGTAAATACCTGTATGTCTTTGCGGATTCCAAAGGAACCAAAATGGGTATTTATGGAAAATTCTTAGAAGTGATCGTACCGGAGAAAGTGGCGAATAATGAAAATTATGCCACGGACATGTCCGCGTTTAATCCGGATGGTCCGGAAAATCCGGATGCTACCGTCGAGTCGCGCACCTTTACGACCGAAGGCGATCTCACGCTTTTGACGCACGTATGGAAATATGCTTCCGCCGAAGTGCGCGAGATGGAACTGGGTGCGGCCGAAGGTTGGGTGCCACTTTGTGAATCGCTTGATCGATTCTTGTTGGAGCTTGTTCGATAA
- a CDS encoding DUF2200 domain-containing protein, with translation MEKHKIFTMSFASVYPMYIQKAERKGRTKEEVDTIIFWLTGYDSKSLQKQLKNEVNFEEFFDQAPHINDHVSLIKGMICGYRVEEIEDKLMQKIRYLDKLIDELAKGKTMEKILRDPNQKR, from the coding sequence ATGGAAAAACATAAAATCTTTACTATGTCTTTCGCAAGCGTCTACCCAATGTATATTCAAAAGGCGGAAAGAAAAGGACGAACCAAAGAGGAAGTTGATACGATTATTTTTTGGCTCACGGGATACGATTCGAAAAGTCTGCAAAAACAACTGAAGAATGAAGTCAATTTCGAAGAATTCTTCGATCAAGCGCCTCATATCAATGATCATGTTTCTCTAATCAAAGGAATGATCTGCGGTTACCGCGTGGAAGAAATCGAGGACAAGCTCATGCAGAAAATTCGTTATCTGGATAAGTTGATCGATGAGTTGGCCAAAGGAAAGACGATGGAAAAAATTCTGAGAGATCCGAATCAAAAGCGATAG
- a CDS encoding ArsR/SmtB family transcription factor, protein MDADSVFKALGDPTRRKLLDLLYEKNGQTLGQLCEHLDMTRQSATQHIGLLEEANLISIVWRGREKLHFINPVPLHEIYERWVRKFEHRRLSLLHDLKKELEGENHE, encoded by the coding sequence ATGGACGCTGATTCTGTTTTCAAAGCGTTGGGGGACCCGACACGCAGAAAGTTACTGGACCTTCTTTATGAGAAGAACGGCCAGACTCTGGGTCAGCTTTGCGAGCACTTGGATATGACAAGGCAATCGGCAACGCAGCATATCGGGCTTCTCGAAGAAGCCAACCTGATCAGCATAGTTTGGCGTGGTCGCGAGAAGCTGCATTTCATCAACCCGGTCCCCCTGCATGAGATATACGAACGGTGGGTGCGGAAATTCGAACACAGGCGACTGAGTCTGCTGCATGATCTGAAGAAGGAACTTGAAGGAGAGAACCATGAGTAA
- a CDS encoding SRPBCC family protein, protein MSKEKTSFVYVTYIRSTPEKVFEAITKPEVARLYWGHENISDWKPESTWEHVRANEQRTVNIVGKVVEVVPPSRLVITWASPSQAADPESYSRVTFNVEEYEDMVRLTVTHDELEAGSGMAKGIQQGWPIVLSSLKSLLETGQGIDVFAKPKSTSSASLS, encoded by the coding sequence ATGAGTAAAGAGAAGACAAGTTTTGTTTACGTGACCTATATCCGCTCTACACCGGAGAAGGTGTTCGAAGCCATCACAAAGCCTGAGGTCGCGAGGCTCTATTGGGGTCACGAGAATATCTCCGACTGGAAACCTGAATCCACATGGGAACATGTGCGTGCGAACGAGCAACGAACGGTGAACATCGTCGGCAAGGTGGTCGAGGTTGTGCCGCCGAGTCGCCTCGTAATCACCTGGGCGAGTCCTTCTCAAGCGGCCGATCCGGAAAGTTATAGCCGTGTGACTTTCAATGTCGAGGAATACGAGGATATGGTGCGTCTAACGGTCACTCATGACGAACTCGAAGCGGGAAGCGGAATGGCAAAGGGCATCCAACAGGGTTGGCCGATCGTGCTTTCCAGTCTGAAGTCTTTGCTGGAAACGGGGCAGGGTATCGATGTCTTTGCTAAACCGAAGTCGACTTCGAGTGCGAGTCTTTCATGA
- a CDS encoding GFA family protein gives MNASYTGGCACGEIRYAISDEPIFMNDCQCRDCQRMSGTGHGSYLTFPSRKAVNLNGEATHFDRVGDSGGIKTAAFCPKCGSPVYMTFAAMPELFTVHAASLDDPHRYKPQAVTYAVRGHAWDHTDPSLQKFEKMPPA, from the coding sequence ATGAATGCGTCTTACACGGGCGGATGTGCATGCGGTGAAATTCGTTACGCCATTTCCGATGAACCTATATTCATGAACGATTGTCAATGCCGAGACTGTCAACGGATGAGCGGTACCGGTCATGGATCGTATCTGACGTTCCCATCTCGAAAAGCCGTAAACTTGAATGGTGAAGCGACACATTTTGATAGGGTTGGGGATAGCGGCGGCATCAAGACAGCCGCGTTCTGTCCAAAATGCGGTTCGCCCGTTTACATGACCTTTGCTGCAATGCCCGAACTGTTTACAGTGCACGCCGCGAGCTTGGACGATCCCCATCGATACAAGCCGCAGGCGGTGACCTACGCCGTGCGGGGCCACGCATGGGATCATACGGATCCGTCTTTGCAGAAATTCGAAAAGATGCCTCCGGCATAA
- a CDS encoding phytoene desaturase family protein, which yields MNIDQIGNEFDIIFIGSGMGSLCAASLLAQSYGKKILMIEKHSQPGGFTHEFQRKQGKYHWDVGIHYVGDMQEEGLCRKISDKITRKKVQWKRMPEPFEKLIFPSVSFDIYGDPEKFKSDLGNKFPEEIEAIDRYFKDIKKTSNLFGKSIMMRLAPPPLDSVAGLLGESKIFTLKEYLDANFRSQELKGILAAQWGDYGLPPSKVAFAMHATLVQHYLHGGYYPIGGAGKIFDAIEPILEEFGGAVLSSVEVKEILIKEGKTVGVKAKALRGEGSERDFFAPIVVSCAGAYPTYTKLIPENYPISFRKSLKDFYNKEKMTTSVCLYLGLSESPAKFGFKGENYWIFSSSDHDQNFSERNDWIGSDGEIPNLYLSFPSLKNPEAKSHTMDVITFTDYDHFSAWKSEPWKRRGEEYKQLKEKITERILTTLEARFPGITKIVEYAELSTPITNEHFTSHPDGAIYGLACVPERYKKEECPWFNVRTPIEGLYLTGADAASPGVAGAMMGGLASALAITGSAELLKELRN from the coding sequence ATGAATATCGATCAAATAGGAAACGAGTTCGATATAATATTTATAGGTTCGGGAATGGGAAGCCTCTGCGCCGCCAGTCTTTTGGCCCAATCTTACGGTAAAAAGATTCTCATGATCGAAAAACACTCCCAACCCGGCGGCTTCACGCACGAGTTTCAAAGAAAACAGGGAAAGTATCATTGGGACGTGGGAATTCATTACGTTGGAGATATGCAAGAAGAAGGTCTTTGCAGAAAGATCTCCGATAAGATCACACGGAAAAAAGTTCAATGGAAACGAATGCCGGAACCTTTCGAAAAATTGATCTTCCCTTCGGTTTCTTTCGACATCTACGGAGATCCGGAAAAATTCAAATCCGATCTTGGAAATAAATTTCCGGAAGAAATCGAAGCCATCGATCGTTATTTCAAAGATATTAAAAAGACTTCCAACCTTTTCGGCAAATCGATCATGATGCGCCTTGCTCCTCCTCCTTTGGATTCCGTTGCCGGGCTTTTAGGAGAATCGAAAATCTTCACTCTTAAGGAATACTTGGACGCGAACTTCCGCAGTCAGGAACTGAAAGGAATTCTTGCGGCTCAATGGGGAGACTACGGTTTGCCTCCTTCCAAGGTCGCTTTTGCGATGCACGCGACTCTCGTGCAGCACTATCTTCACGGCGGTTATTATCCGATCGGAGGTGCTGGAAAAATTTTCGATGCGATCGAGCCGATTCTCGAAGAATTCGGAGGCGCGGTTCTTTCCTCGGTCGAAGTTAAGGAAATTCTAATCAAAGAAGGAAAGACCGTCGGAGTAAAAGCGAAGGCTCTTCGAGGTGAAGGATCGGAAAGGGATTTTTTCGCGCCGATCGTCGTCTCCTGTGCGGGAGCTTATCCCACTTACACCAAGTTGATTCCCGAGAATTATCCGATTTCGTTTCGCAAAAGTCTAAAAGATTTTTATAATAAAGAAAAGATGACTACGAGCGTTTGTCTTTATCTCGGCTTATCCGAAAGTCCTGCAAAGTTCGGTTTCAAAGGGGAGAATTATTGGATCTTCTCCTCAAGCGATCACGATCAGAACTTCTCCGAAAGAAACGATTGGATCGGGTCCGACGGGGAAATTCCCAATCTCTATCTTTCGTTTCCGAGCTTGAAGAATCCCGAAGCAAAAAGTCATACGATGGATGTGATTACGTTTACGGATTACGATCATTTTTCTGCATGGAAATCGGAGCCTTGGAAACGTAGAGGAGAAGAATACAAACAGCTCAAAGAGAAAATCACGGAAAGAATTCTGACAACCTTGGAGGCTCGTTTTCCGGGAATCACAAAAATCGTCGAATACGCAGAACTTTCGACACCGATCACGAACGAACATTTTACTTCGCATCCGGACGGAGCGATCTACGGCTTAGCCTGCGTTCCCGAACGATACAAAAAGGAAGAATGCCCTTGGTTCAACGTTCGCACCCCGATCGAAGGTTTGTATCTTACCGGAGCCGACGCGGCTTCTCCCGGAGTTGCGGGAGCGATGATGGGAGGACTTGCCTCCGCACTCGCGATCACCGGAAGCGCCGAACTTCTAAAAGAGTTACGTAACTAA
- a CDS encoding TetR/AcrR family transcriptional regulator — protein MKNSPDKNSYHHGDLKKALLEASLRILKDEGYKALSLRKAATYAGVSQSAPYRHYEDLESLYADIAEEGFRMLAERQKKLQVKYRKKPLLLFRESGVCYVEFALESPDLFRIMYGNQIESHSKYKSLVRTEDESFQIIVEIIRDCQRAGVIRTDDVVSSATSAWTMVHGIAVLLAGKQVMFRSVDLKEARRITKELIHYLYIGMKSDEGRSKHSY, from the coding sequence ATGAAAAATTCTCCCGATAAAAATTCGTATCATCACGGCGACCTGAAAAAAGCCTTATTGGAAGCTTCGCTTCGTATTCTAAAGGACGAAGGATACAAGGCTTTAAGTCTTCGAAAGGCCGCAACTTACGCGGGAGTGAGTCAATCAGCTCCTTATCGTCATTATGAGGATCTGGAATCCTTATATGCGGACATAGCGGAAGAAGGTTTTAGGATGCTTGCAGAGCGTCAGAAAAAACTGCAGGTCAAATACAGAAAAAAACCTCTTCTATTATTTCGTGAATCCGGTGTTTGTTATGTGGAGTTCGCATTGGAATCTCCCGATCTTTTCCGCATCATGTATGGGAATCAAATCGAAAGCCATTCCAAATACAAATCCTTGGTCAGAACGGAGGATGAATCCTTTCAAATCATCGTCGAAATCATTCGTGATTGTCAGCGGGCGGGGGTTATTCGAACGGACGATGTGGTAAGTTCCGCGACCTCCGCGTGGACCATGGTCCACGGCATTGCGGTCCTTTTAGCGGGAAAACAAGTTATGTTTCGATCCGTGGACTTGAAGGAAGCGAGAAGAATCACGAAGGAGTTGATTCATTATCTTTATATCGGAATGAAGTCGGACGAAGGCCGCTCCAAACATTCGTATTGA
- a CDS encoding phasin-related domain-containing protein → MDQQIRDGLNAGFGVLKIGREQIESLKQSLNKNFQDLVAKGASDNSESVVRLREFVDTIFKRYSGLASQAEKGYEDVRSKFSEVVDQFTSSKPKKSPQAPMKKTAA, encoded by the coding sequence ATGGATCAACAAATCAGAGACGGATTAAACGCAGGATTTGGTGTTCTAAAAATTGGAAGGGAACAAATTGAAAGTCTGAAACAGAGTTTAAATAAAAACTTCCAGGATTTAGTAGCAAAGGGCGCTTCGGATAACTCAGAATCGGTGGTGAGATTGCGGGAGTTCGTCGATACGATATTCAAAAGATATTCGGGATTAGCGAGCCAGGCCGAGAAAGGATACGAGGACGTTCGCAGTAAGTTTTCGGAAGTCGTAGATCAATTCACCTCTTCAAAACCTAAGAAAAGTCCGCAAGCGCCTATGAAAAAAACGGCGGCTTAA